From a single Pseudoliparis swirei isolate HS2019 ecotype Mariana Trench chromosome 12, NWPU_hadal_v1, whole genome shotgun sequence genomic region:
- the LOC130202203 gene encoding fatty acid-binding protein, brain, producing MVDAFCATWKLVDSDNFDEYMKALGVGFATRQVGNVTKPTVVISQEGDKVLVRTQSTFKNTEISFTLGEEFDEVTADDRSCKSTVTLEGDKLVHVQKWDGKETKFVREIKDGKLVMNLTFEEIHAVRSYEKV from the exons ATGGTCGATGCCTTCTGTGCCACCTGGAAGCTGGTCGACAGCGACAACTTCGACGAGTACATGAAAGCCCTCG gcGTGGGCTTCGCCACCCGGCAGGTCGGCAACGTGACCAAGCCGACCGTGGTCATCAGCCAGGAGGGCGACAAGGTGCTGGTCCGCACCCAGAGCACCTTCAAGAACACCGAGATCTCCTTCACGCTGGGGGAGGAGTTCGACGAGGTCACCGCCGACGACAGGAGCTGCAAG TCCACGGTGACCCTGGAGGGCGACAAGCTGGTCCACGTCCAGAAGTGGGACGGCAAAGAGACCAAGTTCGTCCGGGAAATCAAGGACGGCAAGCTGGTGATG AACCTGACCTTTGAGGAGATCCATGCGGTGCGCAGCTACGAGAAggtgtga
- the LOC130202993 gene encoding uncharacterized protein LOC130202993 → MAELGRIVPSWFVMLQLLSFRAETVKHSFFTVRAGADVSLPCGGVSPDQESCDFTTWLFTGSGNTKAVFEDGKIPKDAEDKSDRLSVSENCSLVIKNVSVEDVECYTCRRFTSGTQEDAEVYLSVVSLTEQRSSDEAAFSCSVSIYSDICRHTVRWLHEGNRRDVVTSRRPCSAWHIMKKSDLDQKTYELLKCEVTDGYSGKVHQFPLSPPPSSGDDATPVKSEQDVNATDQGWTRSTVVVLGLAAMLTSVVSVNIWTRAKDESLQGGSL, encoded by the exons ATGGCTGAACTCGGGCGGATCGTCCCGTCTTGGTTTGTGATGCTGCAGCTGTTGAGCTTCAGAG CAGAAACTGTGAAACATTCCTTCTTCACCGTCAGAGCCGGAGCAGACGTCTCTTTGCCCTGTGGGGGCGTGTCACCGGACCAGGAGTCATGTGACTTCACTACTTGGCTCTTCACTGGTTCAGGAAATACAAAAGCAGTGTTTGAAGATGGGAAGATTCCTAAAGATGCAGAAGATAAATCAGACCGGCTGAGTGTTTCAGAGAATTGTTCTCTGGTTATAAAGAATGTCTCCGTGGAGGATGTGGAGTGTTACACCTGCAGACGGTTCACATCAGGAACACAAGAAGATGCTGAGGTTTACCTCTCCGTGGTCTCCT TGACTGAGCAGAGGAGCTCTGATGAGGCGGCCTTCAGCTGCTCCGTGTCCATCTACAGTGACATATGCAGACACACAGTGAGGTGGCTGCACGAGGGCAACAGGAGAGACGTGGTGACATCACGGCGGCCATGTTCAGCCTGGCACATTATGAAGAAATCTGACCTGGATCAGAAGACTTATGAGTTATTGAAATGTGAAGTGACTGATGGATACAGTGGCAAGGTGCACCAGTTCCCCCTCAGCCCTCCTCCGTCCTCAG gTGATGATGCAACGCCAGTGAAATCTGAACAGGACGTCAATGCAACCGATCAAG GCTGGACCAGGTCCACCGTGGTGGTTCTGGGTTTAGCCGCGATGCTAACGAGCGTTGTGAGCGTCAACATCTGGACCAGAGCTAAAGATGAGAGCCTCCAGGGAGGGAGCCTTTGA
- the smpdl3a gene encoding acid sphingomyelinase-like phosphodiesterase 3a, giving the protein MNNNAINMARLVCVALLLLSGATPHAASPAGRGSPPGAGRFWHITDLHLDPSYQPGPDPTKVCSSSRGEAAAHAGLFGDFLCDAPYALIQSAFAHMAPLTRPQDFIIWTGDSPPHVPADQLSTDSVIRLISNMTRTIRDHFPNLTVYPALGNHDYWPQDQMPASANAVYAAVARLWRPWLRPAALLTLSRGGFYSQLARPGLRVLSLNTVLYYGPDHATHNQTDPAGQFQWLEETLEEAARSLEKVYIIAHVPVGYLPFARSVPALRERHNERLVSIFRRHSDVIAGHFYGHTHRDSFMVLLDRGGKPLSSLFVAPAVTPIKQVLEPYSNNPAVRAYLYDAEDYGLLDIWQYFLNLTEANESRRAAWRLEYTMTEAFGLADLRPAGLLRLARSFAAPGAESFAVYFRHYAVAYDGAAACEGDCKLSQVCAALHLDGPAYSQCVVGGWRRGGRF; this is encoded by the exons ATGAACAATAACGCGATCAACATGGCGCGGCTCGTGTGCgtcgcgctgctgctgctgagcggCGCGACTCCGCACGCGGCGTCCCCCGCCGGGAGAGGCTCTCCGCCGGGCGCAG GCCGGTTCTGGCACATCACGGACCTCCACCTGGACCCGTCCTACCAGCCGGGCCCGGACCCCACCAAGgtgtgctcctcctccaggggaGAGGCCGCGGCCCACGCCGGCCTCTTCGGGGACTTCCTGTGCGACGCTCCCTACGCGCTCATCCAGTCTGCCTTCGCCCACATGGCGCCGCTCACACGGCCCCAGGACTTCATCATCTGGACCGG TGACAGTCCCCCTCACGTACCTGCAGACCAGCTCTCCACGGACTCAGTGATCCGGCTGATCAGTAACATGACccggaccatcagagaccaCTTCCCCAACCTGACGGTCTACCCGGCGCTGGGGAACCACGACTACTGGCCTCAG GACCAGATGCCGGCCTCGGCCAACGCCGTCTACGCGGCGGTGGCCCGGCTGTGGCGGCCGTGGCTGCGGCCCGCCGCTCTGCTCACGCTCTCTCGAG GGGGCTTCTACTCCCAGCTGGCTCGGCCCGGCCTGCGGGTGCTCAGCCTCAACACCGTCCTCTACTACGGCCCCGACCACGCCACCCACAACCAGACCGACCCCGCCGGGCAGTTCCAGTGGCTGGAGGAGACTCTGGAGGAAGCCGCCCGCAGCCTGGAGAAG GTGTACATCATAGCTCACGTGCCGGTGGGCTACCTGCCGTTCGCCAGGAGCGTCCCCGCCCTACGAGAGAGACACAACGAGCGGCTGGTCTCCATCTTCAGGCGCCACAGTGACGTCATCGCGGGTCATTTCTACGGCCACACCCACCGCGACAGCTTCATGGTGCTGCTGGACCGAGGCG GCAAACCGCTGAGCTCTCTCTTCGTGGCGCCGGCCGTCACGCCGATCAAACAGGTTCTGGAGCCGTACTCCAACAACCCGGCCGTCCGCGCCTACCTGTACGATGCCGAGGACTACGGACTCCTG GATATCTGGCAGTACTTCTTGAATCTGACGGAAGCCAACGAGAGCCGGCGTGCGGCGTGGCGTCTGGAGTACACCATGACGGAGGCCTTCGGGCTGGCCGACCTGCGGCCCGCCGGCCTCCTGCGGCTCGCCCGGAGCTTCGCGGCGCCGGGCGCCGAGTCCTTCGCCGTGTACTTCCGTCACTACGCGGTGGCGTACGACGGCGCCGCGGCGTGCGAGGGCGACTGCAAGCTCAGCCAGGTGTGTGCGGCGCTGCACCTGGACGGGCCGGCCTACTCCcagtgtgtggtgggggggtggaggaggggaggtcgtttttaa
- the LOC130202191 gene encoding cysteine-rich protein 2-like: MASKCPKCDKTVYFAEKVSSLGKDWHRFCLKCERCNKTLNPGGHAEHDGTPYCHKPCYAALFGPKGVNIGGAGSYVYDAPPVKEAPAAVSTETDGKPEGGEKKAPGPRGPVKAASFSSFSGGPDVCPRCSKTVYFAEKVSSLGKNWHRPCLRCERCSKTLSAGSHAEHDGQPYCHKPCYAVLFGPKGVNTGGVGSYVYHEPSEAEAQP; this comes from the exons ATGGCTTCAAAATGTCCAAAATGCGACAAGACGGTGTATTTCG cggaGAAGGTGTCTTCTTTGGGGAAGGACTGGCACAGGTTCTGTCTGAAGTGTGAGCGCTGCAACAAGACGTTGAATCCCGGCGGCCACGCCGAG CACGATGGAACGCCGTACTGCCACAAGCCGTGTTACGCAGCGCTGTTCGGACCCAAAG GCGTGAACATCGGCGGCGCCGGCTCCTACGTGTACGACGCGCCGCCGGTCAAAGAGGCCCCCGCCGCCGTTTCCACGGAAACGGACGGCAAGCcggaggggggggagaagaaagcCCCCGGGCCGCGGGGTCCGGTGAAGG CGGCGAGCTTCTCCTCGTTCTCCGGGGGGCCGGACGTCTGCCCCCGCTGCAGCAAGACGGTGTACTTCG ctgagaAGGTGTCGTCTCTGGGGAAGAACTGGCATCGGCCCTGTCTGCGCTGCGAGAGGTGCAGCAAGACTCTGTCCGCCGGCAGCCACGCCGAG CACGACGGGCAGCCGTACTGCCACAAGCCGTGCTACGCCGTGCTGTTCGGGCCCAAAG gtgTCAACACCGGTGGCGTGGGCAGCTACGTCTACCACGAGCCCTCCGAGGCGGAGGCCCAGCCCTGA